The Drosophila bipectinata strain 14024-0381.07 chromosome 2L, DbipHiC1v2, whole genome shotgun sequence genome has a segment encoding these proteins:
- the LOC122322240 gene encoding modular serine protease-like: MNEYKKFFQCVSGSIIEPDKVCNKKADCPDGSDELVQVCEPNNETELIKKLRGNCPENQFECYENQCISDSRKCDGVIDCDNGRDESIVACWQNCLPDEELCWRCANGVRLNESQVCDGFIDCFDGSDELPTMCGYETEELIKCYEPYKYTFTKNTNFQLKEKRRFVYANEPAEVKCEHQGQKSWNVCKLDGTWNHTFCWSEIQRKPVDPDPNTNGKNGCPIENYNNKKMKILYQQQEIKPPIIDMVVKLECSPGYSLVPSSLRNKYIHCHDNKMWDNNLIPSCTRLCNYTEIEKLNVFKMQCKGRSQQNFDCSDENLLIPGTTVTFDCQAGFDNYPQKWPQLQCEESGMWSEIKYLIENQYNICKYRCNNEYMLESEDKIPISTHPIEKKDKTDYYWLVPIYKKNYTTSKLDFICNGNLIRQDMVVTAAHCIHEVNVSFLIVGKERDGNLILENISDENLVSKKETHPFYKKAENYENDVGLIFLKKWRAVHRNHMSICICSQKIHLNDSSGFKIYSWDAEGKIKDRSVVQTQAIRTISDSWVLIDVKVEPETFNQGDSGSGMVRKVGNESSCLAGIVSKTVGNGARSADVANILTTNMMDFIYNHMTT, from the exons ATGAATGagtacaaaaaattttttcaatgcGTCTCTGGGTCTATCATTGAACCCGATAAAGTGTGCAACAAAAAAGCTGATTGTCCTGACGGATCCGATGAATTGGTACAAGTTTGTGAGCCTAATAACGAAACAGAGCTGATCAAAAAACTTCGAGGAAATTGCCCCGA GAACCAATTTGAGTGTTATGAGAACCAATGCATATCAGATAGCCGCAAGTGTGATGGCGTTATCGACTGTGACAACGGGCGGGATGAGTCCATAGTGGCGTGTTGGCAAAACTGCCTTCCAGACGAGGAATTATGCTGGCGGTGCGCCAACGGCGTTCGCCTCAATGAATCGCAAGTGTGCGACGGTTTCATTGACTGCTTTGACGGTTCCGACGAGCTTCCTACTATGTGTGGATATGAAACCGAAGAGCTAATCAAGTGTTACGAACCCTACAAATATACATTTACGAAAAATACTAACTTTCAGTTAAAAGAAAAACGGCGATTTGTGTACGCCAATGAACCCGCCGAGGTTAAATGCGAACACCAGGGGCAAAAATCGTGGAATGTATGTAAATTGGACGGAACATGGAATCATACATTTTGTTGGAGTGAGATTCAACGAAAACCGGTTGATCCTGATCCGAACACAAATGGCAAAAATGGATGCCCAATCGAAAATTACAATAATAAGAAAATGAAGATTTTGTATCAACAACAGGAAATTAAACCTCCGATTATCGACATGGTAGTAAAGCTAGAATGCTCTCCTGGTTATAGTTTAGTACCAAGTTCGCTTCGCAACAAATATATCCATTGCCATGATAACAAAATGTGGGATAACAATCTGATACCCAGTTGCACAA GACTCTGCAACTACACTGAgatagaaaaattaaatgtatttaaaatgcaATGCAAGGGGCGTTCgcaacaaaattttgattgttCAGACGAGAATTTACTAATTCCTGGGACGACAGTGACTTTCGATTGCCAGGCTGGGTTCGACAATTATCCACAAAAATGGCCACAGTTGCAGTGCGAGGAATCTGGAATGTGgtcagaaataaaatatttaatcgaGAATCAGtataatatttgtaaataCCGCTGTAATAACGAATACATGCTAGAAAGTGAAGATAAAATACCAATATCAACTCATCCTATAGAAAAGAAGGACAAAACAGATTATTATTGGCTGGTgcctatttataaaaaaaactacaccACGTCCAAATTGGATTTTATCTGCAATGGAAACCTTATTCGGCAGGACATGGTGGTGACTGCGGCCCATTGCATTCATGAAGTAAACGTATCCTTCTTAATTGTTGGCAAGGAACGAGATGGCAATTTGATCCTTGAGAATATCAGTGACGAAAATTTGGtttcaaaaaaagaaacacatCC gttttataaaaaagCAGAAAATTATGAGAACGATGTGGGGCTTATCTTCTTAAAGAAATGGAGGGCGGTACATCGAAACCATATGtcaatttgcatttgcagTCAAAAAATTCATCTTAATGACAGCAGTGGCTTCAAAATATATTCGTGGGACGCGGAAGGAAAAATAAAGGACAGAAGTGTCGTCCAAACGCAAGCGATTCGTACAATTTCCGATTCGTGGGTTCTGATAGATGTAAAAGTTGAACCCGAGACGTTTAACCAGGGGGACAGCGGAAGTGGAATGGTCAGAAAAGTTGGTAACGAGTCTAGTTGCCTGGCTGGAATAGTGAGTAAAACAGTTGGTAACGGTGCAAGAAGTGCAGATGTAGCTAATATACTCACCACAAACATGatggattttatttataaccATATGACAACGTAA
- the a5 gene encoding putative odorant-binding protein A5 yields MKLVGLILLLLGFLATASSQDENDSVRRIMKEMEIVPEILDEPPKELLKIKYDNAFDIEEGKTYTPKELKFQPKLDWSADSGSFYTVVMICPDAPNRENPMYRSWLHWLVVNVPGLDVMKGQSISDYFGPLPPKDSGMQRYLILVYQQSDKLDFDEKKLELSNAEGHSNFDVLKFAQKYEMGVPVAGNIFQSRWDDYVPELMRMLYDVNE; encoded by the exons atgaaattgGTCGGGTTGATTTTGCTGCTCCTTGGCTTCCTTGCCACCGCTAGCAGTCAGGACGAGAACGATAGTGTTCGAAGGATAATGAAGGAAATGGAAATCGTTCCAGAAATTTTGGATGAGCCACCAAAGGAGCTGCTCAAG ATCAAGTATGACAACGCATTTGACATTGAAGAGGGAAAAACCTACACGCCAAAGGAGCTCAAATTCCAGCCAAAACTAGACTGGAGCGCAGATTCCGGATCTTTTTACACCGTGGTCATGATTTGCCCAGATGCGCCGAACCGCGAGAATCCAATGTACCGGTCGTGGCTCCATTGGCTGGTGGTCAATGTTCCTGGACTAGACGTAATGAAGGGGCAGTCTATATCGGACTATTTTGGCCCTCTGCCACCAAAGGATAGTGGCATGCAACGCTACCTGATCCTGGTCTACCAGCAATCGGATAAACTGGACTTTGACGAGAAGAAACTCGAGCTCAGTAACGCAGAAGGCCACAGCAATTTTGATGTTTTGAAATTTGCACAGAAATACGAGATGGGTGTACCTGTAGCTGGAAATATTTTCCAGTCTAGGTGGGATGATTATGTGCCAGAGCTGATGAGGATGTTGTACGACGTTAACGAGTAA
- the Cdlc2 gene encoding dynein light chain 1, cytoplasmic, giving the protein MSDRKAVIKNADMSEEMQQDAVDCATQALEKYNIEKDIAAYVKKEFDKKYNPTWHCIVGRNFGSYVTHETRHFIYFYLGQVAILLFKSG; this is encoded by the coding sequence ATGTCGGATCGCAAGGCTGTGATCAAGAATGCTGACATGAGCGAGGAGATGCAGCAGGATGCTGTTGACTGCGCCACCCAGGCTCTGGAGAAGTACAATATCGAGAAGGACATTGCTGCCTATGTCAAGAAGGAGTTCGACAAGAAGTATAACCCCACCTGGCACTGCATTGTGGGCCGCAACTTCGGGTCGTATGTAACTCATGAGACCCGTCACTTTATCTACTTTTATCTGGGTCAAGTCGCCATTCTTCTCTTCAAGAGCGGCTAG